The Candidatus Angelobacter sp. nucleotide sequence GGGTTTTCCGCCTGCTCCAGGAGCCGCGCCGCTTGTTCAAACGATACGCAAACGATTTCCGGCATTTCGGCGCGGCCATCGTTACGCAGTGCTGGCAGACGAGGTGGCGTCCCTGTGCCATGAAGCGGGTTCGTCCGAGTTGCGCAACCGTTGTTGAGACGGCATGGCAGCGCATCCGCGTTTCGGAACGATTCGACGTTCATTCGATCAGGCGCGATTCCATCTGGAGCCGGATTCCTTCCGACAACCGTCACTGTCTGGTGGAGCTGAGCTGTACGCGTTTTATAGACGGCACCGGGGTAGGCCTCCTTGTCCATCTGCACAAGCGTCTCGTGCGCGACGGCAGGCATCTGATTCTCCTCTCACCCAGCGCGCCCGTCCGGCGATTGTTGAAGTTGATGCGATTGGAGGATTGTTTCGAAATCGTGTCCGATGCCGTCGAAGCGCGTGCGATCATTGAAAGGCGCGGCTTGGAACGTACAACACACGTTGTCGTCAACAGGGAGACGCGCCCCCTGGCGTGGCGGGGAGAAATAACCGCGTTGAACGTAGAGCCGGTTTGGGAAGCCACCCGGGCGCAGATCGAGCGTCTGGGTCAGGCACAACGCAGATTATCCATCGACATCTCGGAAGTGCGTTTCATCGACAGCGCCGGGCTGGGTGTCATGGTCCGGGCAAATAAATTCGCGCGGCAACGTGACTGTGAACTCCGGTTTGCCGGCATACAGCCGGGTGTGCGGAATGTCCTGCGACTGTCCCGGCTTGAGTTGGTTCTGGCACACGACGCGGCATGAAATGAAAATCGGCGTTTCGACCTCGGTCGTTCAGCGCGGCCGCAGCGGGGTGGCGCAATATGTCTTTTCCATGCTGCGCGCCCTGTTGCCGCACGCGGACCGGCATCAGTTCACGGTTTTTGCGCTCGAAGAGGATCTACCGCTGTTCGCGTTCGCGGCGGGGAAAATGAAAATC carries:
- a CDS encoding WecB/TagA/CpsF family glycosyltransferase, with the protein product MVAIQHRDTASAFESAAASRARPADARMGLHCAPPIAILGVPFDHINMAGAVERIEQMVASREPHYVVTANADFVAQARQDVELRRILVNADLVLCDGTPLVWASRLLGNPLPGRVAGSDLTPLLMKRAAEKNHRLFLLGASPEANEQAVARLRRQHPGLNIVGNYSPPFKPLLEMDHDEIQRRVQAAKPDLLFVSFGCPKQEKWIAMHYRALGVPVTIGVGATIDFLAGRMKRAPQWMQRAGLEWVFRLLQEPRRLFKRYANDFRHFGAAIVTQCWQTRWRPCAMKRVRPSCATVVETAWQRIRVSERFDVHSIRRDSIWSRIPSDNRHCLVELSCTRFIDGTGVGLLVHLHKRLVRDGRHLILLSPSAPVRRLLKLMRLEDCFEIVSDAVEARAIIERRGLERTTHVVVNRETRPLAWRGEITALNVEPVWEATRAQIERLGQAQRRLSIDISEVRFIDSAGLGVMVRANKFARQRDCELRFAGIQPGVRNVLRLSRLELVLAHDAA